The Candidatus Sphingomonas colombiensis genome contains the following window.
TCATAACAATCGGCGACGGTCCAATAAGGGATGCCAGCGATTTTCTCCTCGCTGACGCCAAGCCCGCGCAGCGACTTGCAGTGCTGCGAAAAGACGAACTGGCTGCCCTTCACCCAGCCGGCGCGGGTCTGTCCCAGCTCGCGCAGCACTGGCGAGATGCGCCGGCTCGGGTGACGATAGACCGCGAAGCCATCGACCGCGTGCTTGAAGATGTCTGGCGCCAGCGCATAGACCGTCCACCAGTCGCCCGGCGTGCCGGTCGCGGTGCCGGGTTCGCTGACCGGGTCACGGTCTCCAAACAAGCGGTTATAATATGCGAGCACGGTCTCGTCCTTGACCGCGCTGCGTGGAACCTGGCGCAGAACCGGCATCGTCTCTCTCCTCAAGCTTGTGAGTATTTGCGGAATTCGGCGACGTGCGCCGAATCGAAATATTCGTCGAGTCGGGTGATCCGCCCATTCTCGACCTTGCAGATAATCGCGCAGGGCAGGCGCACCGCGCCCCCATCATGGACACGTTTGCCCTCAAGCACATGCTGCTGGACGAAGCCGCCGGGGAAAACATCGACCCGGCGATCGGCGTAGCGTCGGTCGCTGATGCGCGCGACCATGCCGGTGAGCGTCTTCGCGGTATCCGCCGGCGAGACGATCAACTCGTCGGTGTTGTGCCAGATTTCCGCATCCGGCGTGAAGCACGCCTGCATAGCGGCAATATCGCCTTGTTCGATCGCATCGAAAAAGCCCTTGGCGAAGGTGCGCATTTCGGTGTCATTCATGGGCTCTCTCCTGTTTTCTCAATAACCGCCGCCATGGCCGTCGAGATCGCGCTGCACGACGCGGCCGACGCGATATTGCGCGTAAGCGGCGAACGCCGCGATCGGCAAGGTACACAGCAATGCGAAGCGCAAGCTCGCCGCACCGTGGACTGGCGCCAGCGCATCGCTGATCATCCCCACTGCGAGCGGGCCGCAGCCTAGCCCGACGAGGTTGAACATCAGCATCAGCACCGCGGTCGCGGTGGCGCGCGCGCGTGGCGGGGTGAGGTTCTGCACCAGCGCGATCGCGGGGGCGACGAAGATGGTGCATGCAATCATCGGCAGCAGCATGATCGCCAGCGACCATTGCCAGCTCTGCACGAACAGCGCGGCGGCGAAGCTCGGCACCAGCAGCAGCATCGCGACACAGGGTACCATACCGTAAGCCGCAGCGGAGCGCCGCGCGAAACGGTTGACCAACGCTCCGCCGCCCCAATTGCCGAGCCCGAACGTGATGCCGGCGGCCGGCGCAAACCAGGTGGCGAGCGCGGAGACGGGCATCCCCTGCGTGCGCATCAGGAATGCGGGAATCCAATTGAGCATCCCGTAACTGACGAAAGCACACAGCCCGCTGGCGATCGCCACCATCCGCAGCGAGCGATTGCTGGTAAACGCGGCAAGGCTCTGGCCGATCGACGGTGCGGCTTCATCGGCCGGCCGGCCGGTGTCCATCTGGCCACGTGGCGGCTCGCGCACGAGCAGCAGCAGCATCGGGGCAGCGATCACCGCACCGACCACCCCGATCGCGATGAACGCGCCTCGCCATCCGATCGTGGCGGCCGCCCATCCGCCCAGGCCGGCACCCAGGAACACACCCATTGGGCCGCACAGCGTATAGAGTCCGATCGCCAAAGGGCGACGCTCCGGCGGATAATAGTCCGACAATACCGAGTAAGAGGGCGTGCCGCCGCCTGCCTCGCCAACGCCCACCCCGAAACGGGCGAGCGCAAGCTGGGTGAAATTATGCACCAGCCCACAGGCGGCGGTGAATAAGCTCCAAACCACGCAGGCCGCGGCGATCAGTCGCACGCGATGCCAGCGATCCGCAACCATCGCGAGAGGGATGCCCATCAGCGCGTAAAATAGCGCGAAGCTGAGCCCGGTGAGCAGCCCGAATTGCGTATCGGTGAAGGCCATTTCGGCGCGGATCGGCTCGACCAGCACAGACAGTAACTGGCGATCGACGAAATTGAGCGTGCCGATCGCGAACAGCATCCACAAAGCGACCGTGCGGCGTGTCGCGGGGACAGCTTCGCGCGTCCCGATCGTTGTCGCCGATCCTGTTGCCATTCCCGTCCTTGTCCATCCTTGTGATCGATCGGCGTCGACTCTTGTACGCGATGCTTAGATACTTAAGGATATGTGTCAACTGGCTGACGATCGCCGATACGGGCGGCGCGGCGAATTACGGGAGAGCGATGTGGAAATTCTGGGCAGACGCGCGATCATCACTGGCGGCGCATCGGGAATAGGACGAGCCACCGCGCTGAGGCTTGCGGCGGCGGGCGCGGGGCGGGTGACACTGGTCGATGTGAATGAGGCCGGGCTGGCCGAAACGGCCGATCTCGTGCGCGGGGCTGGTGCTGAGCCGCTGATCGTGCGGCTCGATCTTGCCGATCTGACCGCTACGTCAACGTGGCTTGATCAGGTGGTCGCTGAAGGTGCGCCGGATATCCTCCACAACAATGCCGGCGTCGTTTCGGGCGCGCAGGCTTTCCCCGAAATGCCGCTCGATCGGCTGCGCTGGATCGTCGACGTCAATCTCAGCTCGCTCGTGCTGGCGACACAGACGATCGCGCAGGGGATGCGGGAGCGGGGCGGGGGCGTGATCGTCAACACTGTGTCCACCGTGGCATTGGGGCCGGGATTTCGCGATGCGATGTACGCCGTGACAAAGGCGGGGGTGATGATGCTCACCCGCTGCTGCGCGTCGCTGAAGGATGAATGGGGGGTGCGGGTCGCCGGCGTGCTGCCGGGGCTGACCGACACGCCGATCCTGCATACCACCGGTGGCGATCGTGTCGCGGACTGGATGGCGCCGGTATTGGCGAACAACGAGCGCTGCTCGCCCGATGACATCGCGGCGGCGGTGATCGACCTGATCGGCGATGATACGCTCGCCGGCGGCGATTGGGTCGCGGTCAGAAAAGAAAACGGCGTGGTGACCCGCCAATGGGGCCACGACACGCCGTTATAAAGGTGAAACCGTCCCCCTCCCCGTGCGGGGAGGGGGAAGCGGATCAGAACTTCACACCTGCTTCGATCGCGATGTTGCGCGGCGGTTCCACGAACATGATCGCACGCGAAACGGTGGTGATCGGCGCGGGCAGGCGGAACGCGCTGCCGGAGGTCAGTTCGTTGGTCAGGTTCTTGCCGATCAGCGCGATGTGCCAGCGATCATCCTGCGGCGCGAACTGGACGCGCAGATCGAGCTTCGCATAGCCCTTCTGATAGCCGTAGTTCGGGCTCTGGTCGTCGGAGTTGAAGAAGCCCGAGCGCCCACCGAGGATCGCCGTGCCGTCAAGCTTGTAGTCGCTGACGTCAACGCGTCCGTGAACCGAAACGTTGCCCGTGAACTTCGACGTGTACGGCGGGCGCCGGCCCGAAAGATCGCAGACGCCGGCTGGCGCCGGGCCCGTCGCCGTCGCGAGACACGGAGCACCAAGGTACTTGTCGTATTTAATGTCCATATATGCGGCGGACGCGGTGATGTCGAAATAACGGCTTGGCGCGATGCGCAGCGATCCTTCGACGCCCCGCGAGGTCGCTTGGGCCGCGTTCCCGGTAATATAGGTCTGAAGCGTCGAGCTGTATGACGATGTCTGCAGGTCGGTGAACTTGGTGTCATATGCCGACACGTTCAGCGTTGCCCGGCCATCCCACAGGGTCGACTTGAACCCGGCCTCCCAGTTGCGCGAGCGCTCGGGCTTGTAGATGAACGTCGCGTTCGTCGTGCCCAACGTGTTCGACACGAAGCCACCGGATTTCGAACCGCGGCCATAGACGGCATAGACCATCAGATTGCGCGAAACATCGTATTGAACAGTGACCGACGGATCGACGAGGCCCTCGTCTATGGACCCGCTGGCGCTGGTCAGCGGCCGGAAAATCTGACCGCTCAGCAGTTTGCCGCTGAACGTCCCATCCTTCTGCACGTTGGTATAGCGCAGGCTGCCGATGACACGAAGCCCCGCCGCTGGCCGCACTGTTGCCTGCCCGAATCCGGACAGCGTGCGAGCGCTCTGGTGGAAATAGGTCTGGTTGAGCGAGACCAGATTGAAGGCGAGGATGTTGTAATAGAGGTACGGATCTACGTTGTACGTCGATTTGTCGTAATAGGCGCCAACGACATATTCGAGCACGCCGCCGGTGGGCGACAACAGCCGCACTTCCTGCGAGAATTGATGGAAATCCTCGGGGTATTTGTTGGCGACCGAGTTTTCGATCACCTGCCCCGTTCCCGGAACCCGCTGGTCGAAATAGTTCGTCACGGCGCCGTTGAACCACGAATAGCCCGTGATCGACGTAAGTGTATGCGTGCCCAGCTTCAGGTTCGCGGTGACGGAGCCGAGCGCCGAGTTGTTTGTATAGCCTTCCCGACCGAGCGGATAATTGGCCGCATAGCGGACCAGCGTCGGTCGCTGCTCGGTGTTCTCAGGAGTCGAAACGCCCAAACCGCCGATGCGTTCGTAGTTCGACAGTTCCAGCTTGGCGGACATGTTGAAATTGTCGGTCGGTTCCCACAATGCGCTGACACGGAACAATTGCAGCTTGTTGCGGGGCTCGTCGTTACCATTGGCCAGGTTCTTGATGTAGCCATCCTGATCCTGAATGCGCGTCGCGACGCGCAGCGACAGCGTGTTGGTAACCGGGCCAGAGACATAACCCGTCAGGTCATAGCCCTTGAGATCGAAATTGTAGGTGCCGGTGATCCCGCCCTCGAACGTCTTCGTCGGGCCGGCCGAGACGACGCTGATCGCGCCTGCTGGCGTGTTCTTGCCATAGAGCGCGCCCTGCGGCCCGCGCATCACTTCGACGCGCGCGACGTCGAAGAACGGGTTGAGCGCCTGGCGCATCTTGCCCGCGTACACGCCGTCCATATAGACGCTGACCGCCTGATCGAACGAGAAGTTCTGGGGCGGGGAACCGAATCCGCGGATGTAAATTGTGTCGTTGCCGTTGGTCTGCTGGACGAACATGTTCGGCACGAAATTCTGCACGGCCTTGAAATCGGCGGCGGAGAAATCGGCGACCTTCTGCCCGGAAACGACCTCCATCGAGATCGGCACGTCCTGCAATCGCTGCTCGCGCTTCTGGGCGGTGACCACGATATCGGTCCCGGCGCTCTCAACAGGGGCTGCTGCGGGTGCTGAATCGGCTGCCGGTGCGGACTGAGCGACGGCGGGCGAGGCGGCCCCCAGCGTGGCGATGAACGCAGACACGGCGATTCCGGCTAACAAACGATTGAAATTGTGGGACATGGCCCCCCTTCTCCTCAAGTGGCGCGGGCTAGCGCCTTGTCTTCTGACGTACTTAGGGTACGAAGTAATTACGGTTTAGTCCAGCGGGAGTGCGCGAAAATGGTGACAGAAATGACACAGGTGCTCGGTGATTATCTGTGCACGGTCGACTTCCACGTCGGAGGCGGCATCGTGCCGCTGGGGGTGTCGCCGTTCAATGACCGGCGGATCGGTTACATTACCGGCGGCAAGTTCGAAGGCCCCCGCCTGTCGGGTGAGGTGCTTCCGGGAGGCGGCAATTGGTCGGTCGGCGGTCGACTGGGTTCCGATGCCTCGGTCGGTACGCTTGACGCACGCGCGGTGCTGCGCACGCATGATGGCGCGCTGATCTATGTCAATTATTTCGGGCGCAGCGTGATCCCGGACGATGTGCGGCGCGAGTTCGCCGATCCGGCATTGGCCTCGAAGGTCGATCCATCGCGCTACTATCTGCGCATCGCGCCGGTGTTCGAGACTGCCAGCCCCGATTACGCGTGGCTCAACGGCACGCTGGCGATCGGCGTAGGCGAACGCACCGATCTCGGCGCGCGGCATCGGCTTTACGCGGTGCGGTAACGCGGGGCGTCAGCCCCGGTCGATCCAGTCGGTAAGGAGCGCGGTGGTCTGTTCCGCCGCCTCCACCGTCGGCAGGTGGCCGATACCGGGCAGCGTTTCCAGCCGCGCGCCGGGGATGGCGTCGAGCATCTCCTGCTGCTGTTCCACCGTGGTTATCCCGTCCGAAGCGCCACGGATCAGCAGCACCGGAGCGGCGATCGCGCCCAGCGTTGGACGGCTGTCGATCCGCCCCATGATCGCGCGCTGCTGGCGCAGGAAGGTTTCCGCGCCGGTATCTGCCGCCATCCGCCGCGCGAGGCCGAGCAGGGCCGCATCGTCGCGCTTCTCGGGCGGAAACAGTATCGGGATACGTTCCTCGATCACCTGATCGAAGCGGCCGGATTCGACCAGATCGATATAGCCCTGCCGCCGCGCGGTCTGTGCCGGGCCGTCGGCGGAGGCGAGGGTAGCGACCAGCGCGAGCCGCGCTACACGCTCAGGCGCGCGACGCATCACTTCGAACGCGACGAAGCCGCCCAGCGCATGCGCCACCAGCGCGAACCGCTCGGGCGCCGCGTCGAGCAGTCGCGACGCCATGCCCGCGATCGTATCGTCACGTTGGTGATCGGCATGGCGCACGTCGCGGTTCGCCCATGCGGCGATCTGCGGTGTCCATGTCTGTTGCGTCAGCAATTGGCCTGACGCGAGGACGATCGGAAGGCTGGTCATCAAATCACCTGATTGAGAAGGGGGGCGCCCGCCGCCAGCCGACGGACGTTCTCGGCGGCGGCCGCGAGGCTGCGCGCGAGCGTCTCCGGTGTCTGCCATGCGACATGCGGGCTGACGACGACATTGGGCAGCGCGAGCAGGGGATCGGCCGGATCGACCGGCTCTGCCGCGAATACATCGAGCCCCGCGCCGCGCAAATGGCCTGAATGCAACGCCTCGGCTAGCCGCGCCTCATCGACAAGGCCGCCGCGCGCGACATTGATCAGCACCGCGCCGCGCTTCATCGCCAGCGGATCGACCAGATTGGCTGTCTCGTCGGTAAGCGGCACATGCAGCGACACGACATCCGACGCTGCGAGCAATTCGGGCAGCGGCAATTGCCGCCACGGTTTGTCGGCATGAGGGCTGCGCGCCGTGAACACCACCTCGGCGCCCAGCGCCTCCAGCGCGCGCGCCAGACGCGCCGCGCTATTGCCCATGCCGACGAGGCCGATTGTCCGACCGGATATCTCACCCATATTGTCGAGCACATCTGATGGGACCGCCCATGTGCCGGCGCGTGTCGCGGCGTCGAGCGCAACCGTGCGCCGCAGCACCGCGAGCAACAGCGTCAACGCGCATTCCGCGACCGCCTGCGCATTGACGCCCGGCATGTTGCACACCGCGATGCAGCGCGCCTTGGCCGCATCGAGCGCGATCGTGTTCACGCCCACGCCGAGCTTCTGGATCAGCCGCAGCGACGGCGCGGCTGCGATAGCCTCCGCCGTAACGGGGGCGAGGACATGGAGCAGCACTTCCGCGTCGCCCGGCGGCGAACCGGGTTCGATCGCGCGCACCTGCCCCACGCCGAACGTCGCGTCGATCTGCGCCTGAAAGCCAGCGCTCGGGATGGTGTCGATCGCGAGCCGCATCAGCCCAACCGTGCGGCGACAGGCCCGGCGAAGGCGGACGGGCCGGCGAACAACGCGTCCGCGCCCATCTCCTCCTCGATCCGCAGCACTTCGTTCCACTTCGCCATCCGTTCGGAACGGGTGAACGAACCGACCTTGAGCTGCCCCGCGTCCCAGCCGGTAGCAAGGTGGGCGATCGTCACATCCTCGGTCTCGCCCGAGCGGGCGGAGACGATCATGCCCCAACCCCGCGCGCGCGCCGCCTCCAGCGCCTCATGCGCCTCGGTGACGGTGCCGACCTGATTGACCTTGATCAGTGCGGCGTTGCACGCGCCAGCCTCGGCAGCCTTCGCGACGCGCGCGGCATTGGTGACGAGCACGTCATCGCCGATCACCTGCACCTGCTCGCCCACCGCGTGCATCACCGTCGCCATCGTGGCGAAGTCGTCCTGCGACGCAGGGTCTTCGATCGACAGGATCGGGTAGCGTCGCGTCCAGCCGATCACTTCCTCGGCCATCGCCGCGCCGTCCATCCGGCGATCGTCAAGCGCGAGGCGATAGGTATCGCCGTCACCCAGTTCGTTGGCGGCGATGTCGAGCGAGATGAACACATCCTCGCCCGGACGATGCCCGGCGCGCTCGATCGCCTTGGTCAGCGTGTCGAGCGCCTGTTCGTTGGAGGAGAAGTTCGGCCACCAGCCGCCCTCGTCCGCCACGCCAGAGAGCGGACCCATCGCCGCCATCAACTTGCCGGCAGCGCGATAGACCGCATCGGTGATTTCCAGCGCACGGCGGAAGCTGCCGGCGTGT
Protein-coding sequences here:
- a CDS encoding carboxymuconolactone decarboxylase family protein, giving the protein MPVLRQVPRSAVKDETVLAYYNRLFGDRDPVSEPGTATGTPGDWWTVYALAPDIFKHAVDGFAVYRHPSRRISPVLRELGQTRAGWVKGSQFVFSQHCKSLRGLGVSEEKIAGIPYWTVADCYDEQERAVLAYADCLAQAGGRVPDQVFDKLKTFWDDEQIFEFTYITCLYDMHAVITRALRMEFDNREDPIVEVAAPEGFDAADFLSARPSR
- a CDS encoding nuclear transport factor 2 family protein gives rise to the protein MNDTEMRTFAKGFFDAIEQGDIAAMQACFTPDAEIWHNTDELIVSPADTAKTLTGMVARISDRRYADRRVDVFPGGFVQQHVLEGKRVHDGGAVRLPCAIICKVENGRITRLDEYFDSAHVAEFRKYSQA
- a CDS encoding MFS transporter, with translation MATGSATTIGTREAVPATRRTVALWMLFAIGTLNFVDRQLLSVLVEPIRAEMAFTDTQFGLLTGLSFALFYALMGIPLAMVADRWHRVRLIAAACVVWSLFTAACGLVHNFTQLALARFGVGVGEAGGGTPSYSVLSDYYPPERRPLAIGLYTLCGPMGVFLGAGLGGWAAATIGWRGAFIAIGVVGAVIAAPMLLLLVREPPRGQMDTGRPADEAAPSIGQSLAAFTSNRSLRMVAIASGLCAFVSYGMLNWIPAFLMRTQGMPVSALATWFAPAAGITFGLGNWGGGALVNRFARRSAAAYGMVPCVAMLLLVPSFAAALFVQSWQWSLAIMLLPMIACTIFVAPAIALVQNLTPPRARATATAVLMLMFNLVGLGCGPLAVGMISDALAPVHGAASLRFALLCTLPIAAFAAYAQYRVGRVVQRDLDGHGGGY
- a CDS encoding SDR family NAD(P)-dependent oxidoreductase — encoded protein: MEILGRRAIITGGASGIGRATALRLAAAGAGRVTLVDVNEAGLAETADLVRGAGAEPLIVRLDLADLTATSTWLDQVVAEGAPDILHNNAGVVSGAQAFPEMPLDRLRWIVDVNLSSLVLATQTIAQGMRERGGGVIVNTVSTVALGPGFRDAMYAVTKAGVMMLTRCCASLKDEWGVRVAGVLPGLTDTPILHTTGGDRVADWMAPVLANNERCSPDDIAAAVIDLIGDDTLAGGDWVAVRKENGVVTRQWGHDTPL
- a CDS encoding TonB-dependent receptor encodes the protein MSAFIATLGAASPAVAQSAPAADSAPAAAPVESAGTDIVVTAQKREQRLQDVPISMEVVSGQKVADFSAADFKAVQNFVPNMFVQQTNGNDTIYIRGFGSPPQNFSFDQAVSVYMDGVYAGKMRQALNPFFDVARVEVMRGPQGALYGKNTPAGAISVVSAGPTKTFEGGITGTYNFDLKGYDLTGYVSGPVTNTLSLRVATRIQDQDGYIKNLANGNDEPRNKLQLFRVSALWEPTDNFNMSAKLELSNYERIGGLGVSTPENTEQRPTLVRYAANYPLGREGYTNNSALGSVTANLKLGTHTLTSITGYSWFNGAVTNYFDQRVPGTGQVIENSVANKYPEDFHQFSQEVRLLSPTGGVLEYVVGAYYDKSTYNVDPYLYYNILAFNLVSLNQTYFHQSARTLSGFGQATVRPAAGLRVIGSLRYTNVQKDGTFSGKLLSGQIFRPLTSASGSIDEGLVDPSVTVQYDVSRNLMVYAVYGRGSKSGGFVSNTLGTTNATFIYKPERSRNWEAGFKSTLWDGRATLNVSAYDTKFTDLQTSSYSSTLQTYITGNAAQATSRGVEGSLRIAPSRYFDITASAAYMDIKYDKYLGAPCLATATGPAPAGVCDLSGRRPPYTSKFTGNVSVHGRVDVSDYKLDGTAILGGRSGFFNSDDQSPNYGYQKGYAKLDLRVQFAPQDDRWHIALIGKNLTNELTSGSAFRLPAPITTVSRAIMFVEPPRNIAIEAGVKF
- a CDS encoding DUF3237 domain-containing protein: MTQVLGDYLCTVDFHVGGGIVPLGVSPFNDRRIGYITGGKFEGPRLSGEVLPGGGNWSVGGRLGSDASVGTLDARAVLRTHDGALIYVNYFGRSVIPDDVRREFADPALASKVDPSRYYLRIAPVFETASPDYAWLNGTLAIGVGERTDLGARHRLYAVR
- a CDS encoding alpha/beta fold hydrolase encodes the protein MTSLPIVLASGQLLTQQTWTPQIAAWANRDVRHADHQRDDTIAGMASRLLDAAPERFALVAHALGGFVAFEVMRRAPERVARLALVATLASADGPAQTARRQGYIDLVESGRFDQVIEERIPILFPPEKRDDAALLGLARRMAADTGAETFLRQQRAIMGRIDSRPTLGAIAAPVLLIRGASDGITTVEQQQEMLDAIPGARLETLPGIGHLPTVEAAEQTTALLTDWIDRG
- a CDS encoding NAD(P)-dependent oxidoreductase, coding for MRLAIDTIPSAGFQAQIDATFGVGQVRAIEPGSPPGDAEVLLHVLAPVTAEAIAAAPSLRLIQKLGVGVNTIALDAAKARCIAVCNMPGVNAQAVAECALTLLLAVLRRTVALDAATRAGTWAVPSDVLDNMGEISGRTIGLVGMGNSAARLARALEALGAEVVFTARSPHADKPWRQLPLPELLAASDVVSLHVPLTDETANLVDPLAMKRGAVLINVARGGLVDEARLAEALHSGHLRGAGLDVFAAEPVDPADPLLALPNVVVSPHVAWQTPETLARSLAAAAENVRRLAAGAPLLNQVI
- the eno gene encoding phosphopyruvate hydratase, which gives rise to MTNRIANVLARQLWDSRGRPTIEAEVKLENGAIGRAIAPAGASRGAHEAVDLRDGGAAFGGMGVAKAVANVAAEIAPALKGMDARDQAAIDRTLVTLDGTPNKERLGGNALVAVSMATLHAAAAAARAPLWRYLAGDRKVRLPLPEIQIFGGGAHAGRRTDIQDFMVMAPHAGSFRRALEITDAVYRAAGKLMAAMGPLSGVADEGGWWPNFSSNEQALDTLTKAIERAGHRPGEDVFISLDIAANELGDGDTYRLALDDRRMDGAAMAEEVIGWTRRYPILSIEDPASQDDFATMATVMHAVGEQVQVIGDDVLVTNAARVAKAAEAGACNAALIKVNQVGTVTEAHEALEAARARGWGMIVSARSGETEDVTIAHLATGWDAGQLKVGSFTRSERMAKWNEVLRIEEEMGADALFAGPSAFAGPVAARLG